The following proteins are encoded in a genomic region of Brachypodium distachyon strain Bd21 chromosome 1, Brachypodium_distachyon_v3.0, whole genome shotgun sequence:
- the LOC100833557 gene encoding protein DETOXIFICATION 16 isoform X1: MGSFRPRRTHRARRAKGKRNNMEKPGIEESLLPIPECKELGGEVSLAVNGEVRRQLWLAGPLIAGCLMQNLIQMISVMFVGHLGELPLAGASMATSFAAVTGFSLLHGMASALDTLCGQAFGARQYHLLGMYKQRAMLLLTLVSIPLAAVWYYTGEILLLVGQDKDIAVEAGTYARWMIPELFAYGLLQCHACFLQTQNIVLPVMLSAAATALCHLAVCWLLVFALGLGSKGAAIGNAISYWINVAILAVYVRVSSSCKKTWTGFSMEAFHDPLSFFKLTVPSALMVCLEWWSFELLVLLSGFLPNPRLETSVLSITLNTSNCVFMIPFGLGAAISTRVSNELGAGRPQAARLAVQVVVFFALSEGLIMGVILICLRYVWGHAYSADEEVVTYIAKMMLVLAVSNFLDGIQCVLSGVARGCGWQKICAWINLGAFYAVGVPAAYLVAFVLRFGGMGLWMGIILGTVVQVLLLVTITLCMDWRKEATKAENRIFISSLPKDLLER; this comes from the exons ATGGgaagcttccgccctcgccgcACCCATCGAGCTCGTCGAGCCAAGGGCAAG AGAAACAACATGGAGAAGCCAGGCATCGAGGAAAGCCTCCTCCCGATCCCGGAGTGCAAGGAGCTCGGAGGGGAGGTCAGCCTGGCAGTGAACGGCGAGGTGAGAAGGCAACTGTGGCTGGCAGGGCCGCTCATCGCCGGCTGCCTGATGCAGAACCTCATCCAGATGATTTCCGTCATGTTCGTCGGCCACCTGGGCGAGCTCCCCCTCGCAGGCGCCTCCATGGCCACCTCTTTTGCCGCCGTCACCGGATTCAGCCTCCTG CATGGCATGGCAAGTGCTCTGGACACCTTATGCGGTCAAGCGTTTGGCGCCAGGCAATACCACCTCCTTGGCATGTACAAGCAACGCGCGATGCTACTACTCACCCTCGTCAGCATTCCCCTGGCTGCCGTCTGGTACTACACCGGCGAGATCCTGCTCCTGGTGGGCCAGGACAAGGACATCGCCGTGGAGGCCGGCACCTATGCCCGGTGGATGATCCCGGAGCTCTTCGCCTACGGGTTGCTACAGTGCCATGCCTGCTTCCTGCAGACGCAGAACATCGTGCTCCCGGTGATGCTGAGCGCCGCCGCAACGGCGCTCTGCCACCTCGCCGTCTGCTGGCTGCTGGTCTTCGCCCTCGGACTAGGCAGCAAAGGCGCCGCGATCGGCAACGCCATCTCGTACTGGATCAATGTGGCCATATTGGCCGTGTATGTGAGGGTGTCGAGTTCTTGCAAGAAGACATGGACAGGGTTTTCCATGGAAGCCTTCCATGACCCGCTGAGCTTCTTCAAGCTCACGGTGCCGTCTGCTCTGATGGTCTG CTTAGAGTGGTGGTCGTTCGAGCTCCTGGTGCTGCTTTCAGGGTTTCTTCCCAACCCCAGGCTGGAAACATCGGTCCTATCAATCAC CCTCAACACATCTAACTGCGTGTTCATGATCCCCTTTGGCCTCGGCGCCGCCATAAG CACCCGGGTCTCAAACGAGCTCGGCGCGGGAAGACCACAGGCTGCCCGCCTTGCTGTGCAAGTCGTTGTCTTCTTTGCCTTGTCGGAAGGACTGATCATGGGGGTGATCCTCATCTGCTTGCGCTACGTCTGGGGCCATGCTTACAGCGCTGACGAGGAAGTTGTCACATACATAGCTAAAATGATGCTGGTGCTTGCAGTGTCTAATTTCCTTGATGGAATCCAGTGTGTTCTCTCTG GCGTGGCTAGAGGCTGTGGGTGGCAGAAGATTTGTGCCTGGATCAACCTTGGCGCCTTCTACGCCGTCGGCGTACCGGCAGCCTACCTAGTAGCGTTCGTGCTGCGTTTCGGCGGGATG GGACTTTGGATGGGGATCATCTTGGGCACCGTAGTGCAGGTCTTGCTGCTCGTAACTATCACACTCTGCATGGACTGGCGCAAGGAG GCAACGAAGGCAGAGAACAGAATCTTCATTTCTTCTCTTCCAAAGGATCTCCTCGAGAGATGA
- the LOC100833557 gene encoding protein DETOXIFICATION 16 isoform X2 produces the protein MELLRPEPSRIDLLAGSASFIVDRTLRTSYACCDRDMSLLHGMASALDTLCGQAFGARQYHLLGMYKQRAMLLLTLVSIPLAAVWYYTGEILLLVGQDKDIAVEAGTYARWMIPELFAYGLLQCHACFLQTQNIVLPVMLSAAATALCHLAVCWLLVFALGLGSKGAAIGNAISYWINVAILAVYVRVSSSCKKTWTGFSMEAFHDPLSFFKLTVPSALMVCLEWWSFELLVLLSGFLPNPRLETSVLSITLNTSNCVFMIPFGLGAAISTRVSNELGAGRPQAARLAVQVVVFFALSEGLIMGVILICLRYVWGHAYSADEEVVTYIAKMMLVLAVSNFLDGIQCVLSGVARGCGWQKICAWINLGAFYAVGVPAAYLVAFVLRFGGMGLWMGIILGTVVQVLLLVTITLCMDWRKEATKAENRIFISSLPKDLLER, from the exons ATGGAGCTTCTCCGCCCCGAGCCTTCCCGCATCGACCTCCTCGCCGGATCCGCAAGCTTCATCGTTGACAGGACGCTCCGAACGTCCTACGCCTGCTGCGACCGCGACATGAGCCTCCTG CATGGCATGGCAAGTGCTCTGGACACCTTATGCGGTCAAGCGTTTGGCGCCAGGCAATACCACCTCCTTGGCATGTACAAGCAACGCGCGATGCTACTACTCACCCTCGTCAGCATTCCCCTGGCTGCCGTCTGGTACTACACCGGCGAGATCCTGCTCCTGGTGGGCCAGGACAAGGACATCGCCGTGGAGGCCGGCACCTATGCCCGGTGGATGATCCCGGAGCTCTTCGCCTACGGGTTGCTACAGTGCCATGCCTGCTTCCTGCAGACGCAGAACATCGTGCTCCCGGTGATGCTGAGCGCCGCCGCAACGGCGCTCTGCCACCTCGCCGTCTGCTGGCTGCTGGTCTTCGCCCTCGGACTAGGCAGCAAAGGCGCCGCGATCGGCAACGCCATCTCGTACTGGATCAATGTGGCCATATTGGCCGTGTATGTGAGGGTGTCGAGTTCTTGCAAGAAGACATGGACAGGGTTTTCCATGGAAGCCTTCCATGACCCGCTGAGCTTCTTCAAGCTCACGGTGCCGTCTGCTCTGATGGTCTG CTTAGAGTGGTGGTCGTTCGAGCTCCTGGTGCTGCTTTCAGGGTTTCTTCCCAACCCCAGGCTGGAAACATCGGTCCTATCAATCAC CCTCAACACATCTAACTGCGTGTTCATGATCCCCTTTGGCCTCGGCGCCGCCATAAG CACCCGGGTCTCAAACGAGCTCGGCGCGGGAAGACCACAGGCTGCCCGCCTTGCTGTGCAAGTCGTTGTCTTCTTTGCCTTGTCGGAAGGACTGATCATGGGGGTGATCCTCATCTGCTTGCGCTACGTCTGGGGCCATGCTTACAGCGCTGACGAGGAAGTTGTCACATACATAGCTAAAATGATGCTGGTGCTTGCAGTGTCTAATTTCCTTGATGGAATCCAGTGTGTTCTCTCTG GCGTGGCTAGAGGCTGTGGGTGGCAGAAGATTTGTGCCTGGATCAACCTTGGCGCCTTCTACGCCGTCGGCGTACCGGCAGCCTACCTAGTAGCGTTCGTGCTGCGTTTCGGCGGGATG GGACTTTGGATGGGGATCATCTTGGGCACCGTAGTGCAGGTCTTGCTGCTCGTAACTATCACACTCTGCATGGACTGGCGCAAGGAG GCAACGAAGGCAGAGAACAGAATCTTCATTTCTTCTCTTCCAAAGGATCTCCTCGAGAGATGA
- the LOC100833557 gene encoding protein DETOXIFICATION 16 isoform X3 translates to MFPLEKDDYAATRELTQASNLFDISHGMASALDTLCGQAFGARQYHLLGMYKQRAMLLLTLVSIPLAAVWYYTGEILLLVGQDKDIAVEAGTYARWMIPELFAYGLLQCHACFLQTQNIVLPVMLSAAATALCHLAVCWLLVFALGLGSKGAAIGNAISYWINVAILAVYVRVSSSCKKTWTGFSMEAFHDPLSFFKLTVPSALMVCLEWWSFELLVLLSGFLPNPRLETSVLSITLNTSNCVFMIPFGLGAAISTRVSNELGAGRPQAARLAVQVVVFFALSEGLIMGVILICLRYVWGHAYSADEEVVTYIAKMMLVLAVSNFLDGIQCVLSGVARGCGWQKICAWINLGAFYAVGVPAAYLVAFVLRFGGMGLWMGIILGTVVQVLLLVTITLCMDWRKEATKAENRIFISSLPKDLLER, encoded by the exons ATGTTTCCCTTAGAAAAAGATGATTATGCCGCGACGAGAGAGCTCACTCAAGCTTCGAACCTTTTTGACATCTCT CATGGCATGGCAAGTGCTCTGGACACCTTATGCGGTCAAGCGTTTGGCGCCAGGCAATACCACCTCCTTGGCATGTACAAGCAACGCGCGATGCTACTACTCACCCTCGTCAGCATTCCCCTGGCTGCCGTCTGGTACTACACCGGCGAGATCCTGCTCCTGGTGGGCCAGGACAAGGACATCGCCGTGGAGGCCGGCACCTATGCCCGGTGGATGATCCCGGAGCTCTTCGCCTACGGGTTGCTACAGTGCCATGCCTGCTTCCTGCAGACGCAGAACATCGTGCTCCCGGTGATGCTGAGCGCCGCCGCAACGGCGCTCTGCCACCTCGCCGTCTGCTGGCTGCTGGTCTTCGCCCTCGGACTAGGCAGCAAAGGCGCCGCGATCGGCAACGCCATCTCGTACTGGATCAATGTGGCCATATTGGCCGTGTATGTGAGGGTGTCGAGTTCTTGCAAGAAGACATGGACAGGGTTTTCCATGGAAGCCTTCCATGACCCGCTGAGCTTCTTCAAGCTCACGGTGCCGTCTGCTCTGATGGTCTG CTTAGAGTGGTGGTCGTTCGAGCTCCTGGTGCTGCTTTCAGGGTTTCTTCCCAACCCCAGGCTGGAAACATCGGTCCTATCAATCAC CCTCAACACATCTAACTGCGTGTTCATGATCCCCTTTGGCCTCGGCGCCGCCATAAG CACCCGGGTCTCAAACGAGCTCGGCGCGGGAAGACCACAGGCTGCCCGCCTTGCTGTGCAAGTCGTTGTCTTCTTTGCCTTGTCGGAAGGACTGATCATGGGGGTGATCCTCATCTGCTTGCGCTACGTCTGGGGCCATGCTTACAGCGCTGACGAGGAAGTTGTCACATACATAGCTAAAATGATGCTGGTGCTTGCAGTGTCTAATTTCCTTGATGGAATCCAGTGTGTTCTCTCTG GCGTGGCTAGAGGCTGTGGGTGGCAGAAGATTTGTGCCTGGATCAACCTTGGCGCCTTCTACGCCGTCGGCGTACCGGCAGCCTACCTAGTAGCGTTCGTGCTGCGTTTCGGCGGGATG GGACTTTGGATGGGGATCATCTTGGGCACCGTAGTGCAGGTCTTGCTGCTCGTAACTATCACACTCTGCATGGACTGGCGCAAGGAG GCAACGAAGGCAGAGAACAGAATCTTCATTTCTTCTCTTCCAAAGGATCTCCTCGAGAGATGA